The Cryptomeria japonica chromosome 9, Sugi_1.0, whole genome shotgun sequence DNA segment ttttttctacATATAAGTATACTAGTAGATATCTATAATATAACAGATTTTTCTAAATATAAGTAGATTTTTCTAAATATACATATGCTAGTAGGCATCTAAGTGGCAAGCCCCTATATGAAATCAACAAGAATTtgtgaaataaaaacaaaacacaagGATGAGTATCAAAGTTGAAAAtgcaatttaaaaaatatttatatgtcAACTTTCTTTCCATATTTGATTTAGATGTCACTCTATTTAATAGTTCAAAAATAGCAAGAAAAGATTGATGGAAAGTAGGTTGTGATAGCTAATGATACTATATACTTATATTTATAAGACACTGATAGATATCATTATtaagataatttaaaaaaattaaatctaatttctatttttttaaatcaatcaaattcaatttttacttttctttCACCAATTCCTATTGACCTCTTATAGGGGTTGTTGCTAATGTAGACacccttaaatattttaatttcaaaaatgttttaataattataatttaaataaattaaaatacatctcataatcttattaaaattttaaaaaagtatactactataaattaaaaaataaataagatgTTCTtcttaactttttaaaaaaatatttataaatgtttattcgtttttaaaaatacataaataatgataaatgGATAAAATTTTAGACATTCATAATACATAACCATCCAATAGAAGAATTtaaaatattagagatacaaagttatttattataattaaatcatTAATTTCGAATTTCAAAAGCCATCATGTTTATACaagttttttattataaaataaacattataattattaaatttaaaattaatttttaagagTTTCGAAGGATTCATTTAATATATTAATGGTATAGGAGGTGTATCTATAGGGTAATAATAAACACTCCTAACAACATTCACtcattaaaataaatcaaaatcacTCAAGTTAACTCATTTTTCAATAGGGAAAAATCAGTTAACTTTCTCATCCATCttataaaaaaatctctaaatcaaattcaaaacttcaaatccatcttttttttatcttgatttttaaGCAAATAGATGCTACCTAATCAAGAGAGCAACAAACATTCTAATGTTTACAAAGCACATCCATTTTTCAACAGATATGACATGTTTTATTTCAATTCATTATGTTTATGCAATCTTCCTTTCCACTCTATTAGAGGTGAGTGTATAATTCTACTTGAAATTTTTTGGGATCTTTCTTCCTGTAAATATCATGCTTACAATTTTTTTTATCGTCATTATAGAGACACTTACAAATATTTTCTATATTtctacttaatatattatataagctTATTGtcctttgttttttatttaaaaaacagTGAGAACAAGGGCGCTGATCCTTTACATAGCAAAACTATTAAAAATAAATCATAACCCAAAAAACAGCACTATCGCTTATTAtcgttttttttttaaactattaaataattttattattttgaaaagagattaaaaaaaattgtatgatatTTATTTCATATTTCCAAAAGAAACTTAAACAATTACATTGTCTAAAACTTTTATTTCAATTAATCTAGAAGTATAGTACAATAGAAACACAATATCATTGTTTTATCTTAAAAACTTTATAGTTTCACTTAAAGATTTTATGTAATAATTGATAAAATTTATGGTAGATATAGTCAAACTTAAATTACTGTTTCAAGATGCTTCTCTTGAAAAATGTTGCTATTATTCATTTAATATACATTTTTCCAATAAAAAAATGCTTCAGTAACTTCGACCTTAAAAACTGATATAATTCAAGGACTATATAAAAATTAATGTCATAATTGGTGGGTACTAACTTATATGTTTAATTTTATACTCTCTATGTAAGAATGACGGACTTGACAGAATTGCATTGAAATTTGGGggaggattcaaaatttgaatttcactgTAGGTAGAGAGAGTATCTAAAGTAAAAATGTGTGGCTGTAATTATTATGTCCATCTCCAGTACACATGAAAATGGTTTCTTGTAATGTACGTATGTTAATGCTCAGCTGCATTCTGCCGGCCTTTTATCTACGGAGTCTGCAATGATTGATCATGATGCCCAGGTGAAGGGAGTTATGTTTGTGAACTTTTTGTAcccaaaaaaaacaatttttttatcagGTCTACGTATAATTTTATATAGATTTCTGCTCATGGGGCCGTTGGTTGAGCAGTCATGGGCCTGGGTGTCCCAACTTACACTGATGTCTGTTTGTCAGAATGCACAAATATGACCGTCTTTGTGGGCTCACAGATAAGCTTTGAAACACAGAATTGTATGAAGTGTCCAGTCATAAGTTCCCCAAATTATATTTTCTGCTTTCTGAATTGATAAGATCTAAGACATACCTAGTTTATGCTATTGGGTTCAGAAATTTGAAGCTGATTTTAGTGGTACTTCAGAGATTTTCTGCTGTGAATCTAACTCATGCTTGACTCACTGTGTAGATCTAGTCGCATTCCCATCCTCCAGATAGATGGTTGTTGGGGTAGCTCAGAGTGTAAATCAGAGGTACTCATGTTGAGCATAAAATGAACAGAAATTTGGCATAGCTCTGCTGGGTTTTGTGAGTGTTACATAGAATGGGGTATTTAGTTTTACTGGATATTGTGGTTCTCTGCCTATGTGCTTCTGCAAATTTTGAGGTTGTGAAGGGAAGGACATTTCTGTCACCCACATCTGCACCTGTTTCTTTATGGGCACCTAAACAAGCCCCATTACCACCGCCTTCATCTGGTGCTGTACAAGCAACAGGAAATGCAGAAAGCAGGCCAGAAAAATCAATGGGTAAGAGCTCAGAAACCCGATTTTGGGAATGTTTTTACAGAGTATACCTTTTTCAGAAAATTTTAGCGTAGAAGGAACATATCTTAACAAACCTCTTATTGTTGATACAGAGGCAACGTTTTTTTATTGTATTTAGGTTTAGATTTTTCCTAAATTAGAGAATGTGGGTTTGATTTGGTTATCTGATGATAGTGAAATGTGTTGTGTTGAGAAACAATGGCAGAAGGTAGTCCTGCACCGACGGAGATACTTGAGGAATCTCACCATACCACCAACGTGATACTCTTGATAATCATCATAGTGCCAGCTGTTGTTGGGTTGATCATGATTTCTTCAATTTTTATTTGGATGTGCATAAAAGCGCGAAGCTCTGCTTCATCATCTCAAGCTAAAGCACTGGGACGGAATGCAGATCCAGACATCTCAGGTTAGTACCTACAACCAGTgtaaaaaatttcaaaagaaattaAACAAGAGAATCAGCATCATATGATTTATTCCTATTAAAACCTAAAGGACTGCAAGAAATTATGGGCAGGTAATGAAATTTGGACTCCAATTTAGAGACGGCAGTGGTACTGAACAAAAATTAGGAAGGCGTTTAGACTGCAACAAAATTCAGAAAGGAATTGGTTCGGCTAAGTTAGTTATATTTATAGCTGGATTAAGAACATTGCTTTAGTTATATTTATAGCTGGATAAAGAACATTGCTGTTAGTTCTCTTTTGATAGAAAGAAATTGTACTAATTACCATAGTGGGTCAATGGGAGTTACAATAGAGAAGAACTAGGGCAATGAATTGAGTTATTTCATTTTTGCAGATGCCTACAAGAGTATGGCACTTGGACCTCTGATGAATCGTTTCAACTCATTAAGAGTTTCTAAGAGGAAGGGATTTGCAACACCAATTGAATATTCCATTCTGCAAGCAGCTACCAATAATTTCAGCAGTGATAACATTATTGGAGAGGGAGGTTTTGGGTGTGTATATAAAGCCAGGTTTGATGATGATTCCTTTGCTGCTGTTAAAAAGCTGGACGAGGGCAGCAAGCAGGCAGAACATGAATTTCAGGTATGTATAAACAACAGACTATCAGCTTGAGAACCCAGCAGGGACTGCTTCTAACCTTTACTTTCGTAGCTTCAAGTTTATCCAGCATTTGTTTTTCATGTTTGAAAGGTGTGGATGTTCTGATTCTCCTTATCATTTCAGAAGAAGGCCTATTGATTTCATCCCCTGTATTGTTGTAGAATGAAGTAGAGCTGATGAGCAAAATCAGGCATCCGAATCTTGTTTCTTTACTAGGGTTTTGCACTCAGGAAAAGACAAGGCTTCTAGTATATGAGCTGATGCAAAATGGTTCCTTGGAAGACCAACTGCACGGTAGGTTTCTCTATTCATTAGGGTAAACTTTGCTTTCTCATAGAAGCCTCGTCCTCTGTTTCTCATTCATGTTGGAAAGATTGATAGTATGTCTGTAAATAAGCTTTCATAAATGTTACATTGGATTGACTACCAGGGCCATTGCGTGGATCTGCACTTACATGGTATTTGCGCATGAAGATAGCCCTTGATTCAGCAAGGTATTGCTAATACTATTAGTTTCACTCCTTTGCATTGAACCATTTGACTGCATCTTGCTCAACTCTTGCCTCAATTAGCCTGAGTAGCTCAACCAAGCGTTTCCTCCTCTTAAAAACTCCTCCTTTTTTGCAGAGGGCTAGAACACTTACATGAGCACTGTCATCCTTCAGTGATTCATCGtgatttcaaatcatcaaatatccTGCTAGATGCAAGTTTCAATGCCAAGGTAAGTACAGATTTGTCTTTAGACCTTAACAATGTACTTCTGCAGGGCTTTTGTTTTAGACTCTCTGTAGTGCTGTATTTTCTGCAAACTTGTCAAATGTCAGCATTGAGTAGTTCCTTTCTAATGTGTAGTATGGGATCATTGGTCTAAAGGATGATCTACAAAGATAAGAAAATCCTCCTATACTTCTGAATATTGAAATGTGACCTGTGCAGCTTTCAGACTTTGGTCTTTCAATAACAGCTGATGGATGTGCTGGACATAATGTTGAGCTATTAGGAACCTTTGGATATGTAGCACCGGAGTACCTGCTAGAAGGTAGGGTTCCTGTACAGAAATTACATTCAATTTTGAGATCTTATGTCGATAACTTCTATATAAATAGGGTTGGACACCTCTACGGCCTTGATGTATCCATGTCAAGACCAATATAGAATGGAAGCAATTGTGGCCTTGATGTATCCATGTTAAGACCAATATAGAATGGAAGCAATTGTGGCAGTATCTGTTTCTTTATGTTGCTGTGACCTATTTCTATGCTGATATTCCTTTCTGCAATATTATGATGCCTTTCTTTGATTTACTCTGCTCTGTACCTGATGAACTATTTCGTTTGCAGGTAGATTGACAGAGAAAAGTGATGTTTATGCATTTGGCGTTGTTCTGTTGGAGCTCCTTATTGGAAAAAGGCCGATTGATAAATCTGAACCACAAGAATATCAATCTCTTGTGTCTTGGGTATGTGCTATCTGCTTTCAGAATATTGTGAACAGAGTCATTTGATATAATGGAACTTGAGATGCATAAGCTTCTGATTTAAACTGTATATGGATTTTTTTTCGACATTTTCAATCACACTCAATGCTCCATCATAATGGAACTTTGCGGCTTTGGTAAAAAAAGAGAAAGATAAAGTCATGTTTGATTTCAAATAGAAACACCCAACATATTAGGATCTGGATTGATTTTATAGAAGTGTACCTTTTTGTGAAGA contains these protein-coding regions:
- the LOC131067755 gene encoding probable receptor-like protein kinase At1g80640 → MGYLVLLDIVVLCLCASANFEVVKGRTFLSPTSAPVSLWAPKQAPLPPPSSGAVQATGNAESRPEKSMEGSPAPTEILEESHHTTNVILLIIIIVPAVVGLIMISSIFIWMCIKARSSASSSQAKALGRNADPDISDAYKSMALGPLMNRFNSLRVSKRKGFATPIEYSILQAATNNFSSDNIIGEGGFGCVYKARFDDDSFAAVKKLDEGSKQAEHEFQNEVELMSKIRHPNLVSLLGFCTQEKTRLLVYELMQNGSLEDQLHGPLRGSALTWYLRMKIALDSARGLEHLHEHCHPSVIHRDFKSSNILLDASFNAKLSDFGLSITADGCAGHNVELLGTFGYVAPEYLLEGRLTEKSDVYAFGVVLLELLIGKRPIDKSEPQEYQSLVSWAMPQLRDRNKLPSIVDPVIKDTMNLKHLYQVAAIAVLCVQPEPSYRPLIADVVHSLIPLVPVELGGTLRVADAPNAVEMKTFDSSHSSTITAMNSKL